The Spinacia oleracea cultivar Varoflay chromosome 2, BTI_SOV_V1, whole genome shotgun sequence DNA segment TGAAAacataaaatattaccaaaacaaGAACTAAACATCAATTCATACAGAAAAAAATTAACTTCACCTGGAAAAGTTGAGCAGTTCGTTAGTTAACAAATATCACCGATTATAATCGCCCTGGCAAACACCCTTTTTGGAAGGTATGAATTGGAAACCGGTCACGAAGTGGCTAACCTTCTAACGAGAGACTGACAATTTGGGAAGTTCTTGCCGGAGAATTTGGAGGGAGAACAATTGAGTGGGAGAGCACGCAAGGAGGAAGAAGACGAAATAACCGTATTTTGGAAAGAAACTGTAAAAATGAAACCCACCTGATTTTTTACATTACACTAAATTAagggaagtgataaatccaaggaaaattttacttcttccaaggaaatccacatttttttaaaggtgatttccttggaagaagtgaaattcttccttggatttatcatttcccctaaattaataatcagtaaattaaaaaatagaaataaaagaaaaactaaatttaaaaaataaatttgaaattcaaattttggaacagatttttagagagagaagttgaaAATATCTGAAGTTGTAATTAATGGTGGGCCACCCACCTTTACTCCACTTAAAATTACCAACATATCCCTAGTATACCATTGTTATGGTATACCCAGTATCGATTTAGACAACCTCTTTCTTGCCTATATAAAGCCACCAGATTTGGTAACAAATATCCACTTACCTTTAATGACGACTAATTTGGGCAAGAAAAATGGTAAAAGATCATATCATTATATGATATGCATGACATATTTAAGAAGGAACGTCAGTACGTCACAATATTGAAGAaacttgcataattgaaattcatAAACCCACACGTTAATCTGTTTGGAAAGGAAACGGACTTGACTCACGTATGATATACCCCTGTCACGGTACAAATCATGGTAAACATTTGTTTCTTTGTGAATTTCACCTTTATGATCATCGCGACATCACATATCAGCAATTCAGCACCTTCCCATTTCACTTTCACCCGAAACTTACTTgaacatttgttttttttactgaacatttataattttatacaGACTTATCATCATATTacgtgttccggtgttgtaaagatggaaacaatgggcttcgaatgaaggcccttttgtatgtgttgaagatcttgcttgtttgaatgagtggagtccgaattcacctgcacaagagcaaagtcactagcctcgggggtgtttccgaggaaagcccctccgatgcctaagtaagaatgatgctcggattctagagagaagttctctagaagagtagtcttaaggcgataaattggacgtaccttgaggtgtgagccttggcggcctatttatagtgtttgcataataaatgcccataggtcacttattgttattgggccttgggccttaatggatggctgaatagccattggtaggtttgatgttgttgtttagagccattgggctttggacttagtggcccaattgagaatcaattgggagcccaaacaacatgccccccagacccggtccatttagaattaaatgggtgggtttccagctgtcagaagtccgaaagttccctctcttttttgaaaagggatgatttgcattgatgacaagtgttgggaattGTACTGTGtcatggagatcgtgggtttgaggaagttgatgcgccctttctcttttctataaatactgggtgccTTGCTCCTTTTAAACTTTTTACTCCTtatttcaaacccattctctctctaaattccggcgatcgcagtgcaatttgcttcttcagatctacgaaattcggccaactttagacttcgggaacttgtgttgttcgctttatcggcgaattccgcttcggaaaaaggtaatttgtttctgagttctccttttttcttcgttcttccttctacccctcaatctaaaccctagatcgagatttcgcgaccatggcaaagaataggggcaaaaaCAAGTTCGttgttggctcctctagtgagagagagaacgtgccttcggggagGTTACCGAAATCTTCGAGGGGTCGACCTTCGGAGAGGCCGTTGGAGAAGAGTTcgattggttgggatgcttccgaaGATGAACGTGCAACCTCTGGTGAGAGAGCTGGCTTTTCGGGTGTTCGTCGTCGTTACtccgagtttccagttcattggtcggaagctgatccgaagggcaagtatgcctcaattttgcatgagaccacgcagatcgacggtccgttggagaaatcggtcagcggtgactggttggtggaagcgaagttagggaattatcatcggaaggccgaggagctatacggaattcagcatgccttggggtactggtgcgagcttcctgaacaagagcgtcctcgggtgactcatccaccgagggggttcatttccgtgtatactcaccatttggagaatggtctccgctttcctttggatccgttcgtatccgaggttttggtgtcgtacaacattagtttggcccagctcacacccaaatctatgaggcacataatcggatttagatgggtgtgtgacttcgtcaatttcccttgctctgtcgctatttttcgggatcttcacgatctggttctcaaccatgcttccaagggtgatgggtatggttggtggaccattgtcaacaagaagtcccgaaagaggggggatccgaactacatcacggcgtacccctaccttagctctgaccacaattggaagacggagtggttgctcgtccgtgtgccgacggatccgaagcatcccaacttttatcgtcctccgaagtggttcgtggctcctgatcctgatatgagggGTGTGGCGGCTCCAGATCGGAACCATCGCCACTATGTGGACCTCCTCCACTGGTTCTTGGCTCAAGAGGATAACCACcgactgccgtctagctggctcccgaatctcaattacattctgagggaggacattcttgctgttgccggtctcagcaggatttttgacaggggtaggtgtctttcggctgagaccgttttttcagtgagtttgtcctctTTCCTGTTTCGTTTTGCTGAcatgttttgtgctttgtttttgcagagtacggctttagctgcattgatcctaagaagttgggcatttctttggatttgaagactattcacgacccggctcccgagtacaagttcggaaaagataaccctcgtaatcctcgtctgaaggattacgtgttgtctcctttgggggttgctcggatatccgaagttcgagctgatccgtgggattccgcCTCTTCTGTTGAAGCTGTTCCTGTGAAGGTTGTGCTTCCTGAGTTGAAGACGActtcggatccggtgagtgttcatttataggctcgattttctgtttatctttttcttttcggttggccgtcggctaacgtcttggtcctggaccatctttttagggtcctgggactgacgctgtgccgcgtgccgttccttcggtttcatctccggctcggatagatatctctttatctaggaaccgggtatttcccgcttttttctctatttcttcctttttcttcttttacattcgttgacccttggtctcccctttttaggatcaacgcaaaaggaagggtagcactcttttgaggccttccacgcatccgaagaaagcgaaggcttctcagccctcggagaaggtatttgttctgacttggagtTTTTGTAGTTCGTTTCTCCCCTTTTCGGAAACTAATCTTTGAATGCTTGCTATGCAGGAAGCagtttcggaagtcatgcctcctcctaagaatcttcttcacttcatgcccttgccagggcagaagttaaagagtgtggtggttgctgaaCCGCCGGCCGTGGATCAGCCGCTgatcgaggaagatatcatccCTTCTCCCCTTAAACCATCTGCTGCTTTGGGGATCgaaatccaggatatcaccgaggtgatggaggcgattgaagccgattTTGTTCCTGGTTCGGATGTCCCTGAGGTAGCTGGGGAGAGGAAGGAGTCTGCTGATCTTCCCTTCGAGAGGGAGAAGAGTCCAGACAAGGAGATGATAGATCTCTCGGGCCCCGAAGCTGCGGTCCCCGAGGTTCAGAAGGAGGTTCCCTCTGCTGGAGAGGAGCAGCCCGAGCAAGgtttgacgaggaagaggcgccactcgactttgggttctacttctacctcggccctggataggctgatccatgctgatccctgttcggatgttccgctaaaacggatccccgaagaagtaagggaggcgatggctcgatatgccagggctccgattttgggagaggaccctttggctcacgtgggatccttggtgggccccgaggctgctcgggagaatctgcttcgtgctaacccgcagtggagggttcctggggccGAAGAGAGGAATCCGGCAATGATGGCCCACTACTATCTGAACGAGGTAATTtgctagatttttctctttgagttgtgtttttgttttatgtttttcctattttgctcatctttctctcgttcccaggctgttttctggtcttcgttcgcttccgagtgtagctcggttgaggagaaacaactgaggaaatatcgtgaggcttatgctcgtgatattcccattttggaccagaaggctgggcaactcCTCTCCGAGCTTACGGAACTTAAGCAGCTGTACCTTCACTATAGTCGCGAGGCTAGAGAGTCTGCTGAGAAGATCGGGACCGAGGTTGGCCAGCTCATCTTCCgagttgaagaggatgctgagaagatcgcttcctttgctgaggagaagaaggatatggccgctaagttcgctagcgaacttgaGGAAAAAGATAGACTCTTCCAGGAGATGAAGTCTAAATTTGAAGCGGCCGACAAGGAGCGTACAGAGGCGGAGTTAAGGCTCCACCATTTTGTCCAGCATCGGGAGCTGATCCAGCAGCAAGCTGATAAGGTGCCTGTCCTTCGGCTGAAGCTTCGGGAAAAAGATGACTATATTCGGAAGCTGGAGCAGGAGCGAGTcaacctctacactgctgatcagtgtagagagcagtactggaacggcatcctgggtgctcggcgcatgtttgcgaagcacatgcctcacttcccttggaacgagaaagttcctctatggatgcaggccgaggaccacttggtggaatgccaagctgatcgagatgaagctgaagctgaacgccaagctgctcttgcagaggctcgggcccagaaggcaacttccgaaggtgataccactgctgggggttcttcgaaggatgctcccctaggggccgcttctgagactcccaagagttagggattcgggcagtcgtcttcttcagagtcggtcggttccagttgaggacttccgaatatgtgcttgcttttcccccttttgcctcggcgctgcgttgtactcatttctttttgctttctttagtacttcggtaggccggtattgtctgttgatggctgccgattttaacttgtttcattttgttttcaatttttgaggttttcgatgtgtttgtacttcccccaaatattgaataaaaaatgaatgtttgttacttggctgcttcttttcaacttgtgCTTTCGCAATTTTtaggtctttaaatccgtagatttctcgagctcctctttctgtagacttgctaaaaaccttttgatcttgcgagctctttaaatccgtagatctgctaagagactctttagttttgcgagttcttcaaatccgtagatctgctaagagactctttgactttgtgagttcttcaaatccgtagatctgctaagagactctttagttttgcgagttcttcaaatccgtagatctgctaagagactctttagttttgcgagttcttcaaatccgtagatctgctaagagactctttagtttccagactcttcaaatccgtcgatctgctcagaggtttggattgttcttccgatctcttgtggttcggaaacctgggcaagagatcgctagtctgcctctttagttatgccttcggcgatccgtggatctgagccggagttttataacttgattcgagcgactgtttgttgcgaacaaattttattagggtaccgcgaatccgaggattctggacggttccctgaagtgtatgatttggtcatttcttgcattttatcaaggaatgggcaaagtcaacctgtttttggtctcggattgatcagatccgaggctgcatatatatataaagggacaataaatgtagagataagtttaatgaaacacatggtgccaatggctttcctcttctcattaaacaacttacttggtttacagacagagatcatacaaaatatttcttgagaacatcggtattccaatggttcttcagaattgttccatctaactgtttcagcatatacgtgcctggccttttttcggaatggatgatgtatggtccttcccaagtggctgagagtttgccatggatccgtcctttctgaaccgaggcggcgtttctgagtactagatcaccgacttttaggggtctggcgttgactcttcggttgtaatgcttgttgaccctctgcaaataggctgcgttgagtgtccttgcatcgttccgagcttcatccagtagatcgagagcttcggatagaagctggttgttgctttctccttggagcccatcatacctgttgtatgcctggatcctcaggctttctgttccgatttccacaggaattacagcttcggatccgtatacaaggtggaacggtgtttgtccggtagcttctttttcagtggtccgaagggaccatagcgttccgggtagctcttctaaccatttgtttttgtcatcctcgactcttttcttgagtgcgttgaggatgagtttgttagcagcttcggcttgcccgttgctttgtgggtgacagactgccgagtatgctaggtgtatgccgaactgtttgcaccacttttgcaacggggtgttgtcgaactgtttcccgtggtcgaggaccatcagtcttggtatgccgaaccttgtgatgatgttctgccatatgaacttgcggacctgaggttcggtgatggaggagacagcttcggcttcgatccatttgctaaaatagtcgactcctacaatcaaccacttcttctggttcgtcgctgaggggaagggaccaatgatgtctaacccccattgtgcgaatggtaagggatacagtgttgattgtagggcttgagctggttgatggatggc contains these protein-coding regions:
- the LOC130467632 gene encoding uncharacterized protein, whose protein sequence is MAKNRGKNKFVVGSSSERENVPSGRLPKSSRGRPSERPLEKSSIGWDASEDERATSDRNHRHYVDLLHWFLAQEDNHRLPSSWLPNLNYILREDILAVAGLSRIFDREYGFSCIDPKKLGISLDLKTIHDPAPEYKFGKDNPRNPRLKDYVLSPLGVARISEVRADPWDSASSVEAVPVKVVLPELKTTSDPGPGTDAVPRAVPSVSSPARIDISLSRNRDQRKRKGSTLLRPSTHPKKAKASQPSEKEAVSEVMPPPKNLLHFMPLPGQKLKSVVVAEPPAVDQPLIEEDIIPSPLKPSAALGIEIQDITEVMEAIEADFVPGSDVPEVAGERKESADLPFEREKSPDKEMIDLSGPEAAVPEVQKEKAGQLLSELTELKQLYLHYSREARESAEKIGTEEMKSKFEAADKERTEAELRLHHFVQHRELIQQQADKVPVLRLKLREKDDYIRKLEQERVNLYTADQCL